One window of the Cataglyphis hispanica isolate Lineage 1 chromosome 13, ULB_Chis1_1.0, whole genome shotgun sequence genome contains the following:
- the LOC126853911 gene encoding trichohyalin isoform X5: MSAKMKTLEEQHQDYQRHIAVLKESLCAKEEHYNMLQADVEEMRQRLEEKNRMIEKKTQAAMQAQQERNRMNTELTEIKDHMDIKDRKINVLQRKIENLEDLLKEKDNQVDMARARLTAMQAHHCSSEGALSSLEEAIGDKEKQMAQLREQRDRAEQEKQEERELHERELAEYKMKIHTLESEVEKLGARLERAQAEKDRLEAKLESSQSELGKSKAELDKAASEVGRSGADWEAAKQRLARLELENERLRHDMERSQGYGRGTLNSSQEMERIQERADKAAAELRRAQAELRVTQADNERARAEAATLQEKVEKSQGEVYRLKARLENAQGEQESLREEYDRAQASVARLHAERDKAIAELEKSQEELERTQATLGKAQLQQDKLQNLLDKTQSEVDTLQEKLDKTQTEIRRMQMEREKQNYDFENLQSQLDKALGQSTRMQKEREAIQLEVDRLQDKYEKAQVIMQRLQKERDSFQEEMEKMHERIELQQNQIGKMQREKENILSELDLVKERWEKAHNTHQKLTLERDDALTEIQILKEKLEKAQYSLNKAHEERENTTKEFEKMLEKYDRGQSEVYRLQNRIDVMEADKDRLELEAEKQQMLAAKSREEARKAQEELARVQEMYDRAALQLGRTKEHEEKSKETIDRLSVDLEMVRERYEKSQIELRRLQNEREKVVADNERLSFELERAHSQLNKAQAATEKTQEELARMQLEIEKMYEKHDRQQAEVRKAQAEAERLRAEAESAREECERYATRFGKYQESQERQKEEHEWAKLEVERLRDRLEKALAELERARKAEQDASRLRADLERAEGVRGKYQYEQEKWQSEGNRLQQEVNKLRERLESREAELKRTQSSNAELETKLHETQLQLERARDETGKASAQQERNRSEIERARIEAEKIRDRHDKIKSRAEALEADNEKLRVEIIRLERLMQTEGKTRSESASIEVERLRASLDKAIVARDQVELEAGRLAKELEKAHLQTTKYQEAAEATKKELERLAADVQLLREEREALRQELRRVQQQQQQQQQQQQLAGNEELARLQYELQLAQRERDKMAAILENREKHSEKLKEKLEADAKQLQVERDQLVIQLEKSQEMLVNFQQELSANEAELERQREEARRLQQRAQAQTPDRAAKEALDAQMREVQRLQQQVQNLQQAQQKERQRAEQAEKRVQELQKQLTSRGETTQSDVAQLEQWRKLCETERQRADTAEREASELQKRIQTTERQLHAHQQQIQQMQVTMQQQQQQLQQQQQQQQPSQQNGQEIARLKKELDRAREEIKQATVERERFQAQLEMLCQELEKNQVDLHEANKKLQAGAAKAGADTVQERKQLEEQRRQLEEQRRQTEERAKSIDQKARTIEEKERMLQNLDQDLKKRKARMDQLEQQLQKSGGAPDKRLAEMQKALEAAERELEKAKEESSRSSAETERLLQLVQMTQEEQNSKEKQIRELQDALKTAQAKLKQATTAQQESQSNKDESYTWQEALETKNHTISKLEKKIKSLQQDYDRCKDLLNDSSDNESWKKEVEEKNQRIVQLEQQLERCENLKDDKTSKNVETQTETYKNFCNPDTKNRRIIALKRQVIALSNSLKNHARKTTESFEKDNDSKMNEKTEETWKQEIEMKNRRIVELEQEMTLLENLLRENVDVQILRDLEKIMDGKSRLIEELEDAVKELEGFLKEDVKEMRDLRYQISLDKEHIVALERCIHKYSLTNAGIDKTRIIELEEMVTSLENYVREHDIDGFKRKLQDRECRIDQLENQIIDLNKKLSRFEENQSNGSTSKKNNNKMAWELEEEQKMKDITHIIFKENKKIQECELQIVEQQDKNLKIELREKEQKMKEMEYDISEKDNKIQKYEQQIVEQQNKLLKMEKEMAELEKELYMIEDIDALKEAIRMKNERVQELEMEVNSLETSLGERIDVAIEELIAVLKEKEKIEVRLKEDLANKERKIEELDTALRQSITITDETERKFKYEKKLRKEADQRIADLEKKIAVMHAASAVKCITCKPLLYKIFKTEEKLLQSNQEKTDQLQELHQTKCVFQVNSGQQSDLDRDREALKLALSEKDAHLALLEHSGIKTLTQADQANKLKADKKILLDKLREEDEKSINSDLKLETVPQLIEKISDDNDNNNNNSFDRLSKINLSSPTTMNGDSSSISATASCEHSTKTSMVFNIRDEEDNSQVHQQDAR, from the exons ATGTCGGCCAAGATGAAAACGCTGGAGGAGCAACATCAAGATTACCAGAGGCACATCGCCGTGCTCAAGGAGTCTCTCTGCGCCAAGGAGGAACATTATAATATGCTGCAGGCCGAT GTCGAGGAGATGCGACAGCGGCTCGAGGAGAAAAACCGGATGATTGAGAAGAAGACGCAGGCGGCGATGCAGGCGCAACAGGAGCGCAATCGCATGAACACCGAGTTGACCGAGATCAAGGATCACATGGACATCAAGGATCGCAAGATCAACGTTCTGCAGCGCAAG ATCGAGAATCTGGAGGACCTGCTGAAGGAGAAAGATAATCAGGTCGACATGGCCAGGGCCAGGCTGACAGCGATGCAGGCGCATCATTGCAGTAGCGAGGGTGCACTTAGCAGCCTCGAGGAGGCGATCGGAGATAAAGAGAAGCAAATGGCACAATTACGCGAGCAAAGAGACCGAGCCGAGCAGGAGAAGCAGGAAGAAAGGGAATTGCATGAAAGAGAGTTGGCCGAGTATAAAATGAAGATACATACTTTGGAGTCTGAG GTCGAGAAATTGGGCGCGCGATTAGAACGAGCACAGGCGGAAAAGGATCGGCTGGAGGCGAAACTTGAAAGCTCGCAATCCGAGCTAGGCAAGAGCAAGGCCGAGCTGGACAAGGCCGCGTCCGAGGTCGGACGCAGTGGCGCGGACTGGGAAGCTGCGAAGCAGCGGTTAGCCAGGCTGGAGCTCGAGAACGAGAGGCTGCGGCACGATATGGAACGATCGCAGGGATACGGCAGGGGCACGCTGAATTCGTCCCAGGAAATGGAACGCATTCAAGAACGGGCCGACAAAGCGGCCGCCGAATTAAGGAGAGCTCAGGCGGAGCTGAGGGTAACGCAAGCGGACAACGAGAGAGCGCGTGCCGAGGCCGCGACCTTGCAAGAGAAG GTGGAGAAAAGTCAGGGCGAGGTGTACAGGCTCAAAGCCAGGCTGGAGAACGCTCAAGGGGAACAAGAGAGTCTACGGGAAGAATACGATCGAGCACAAGCGTCCGTGGCTCGTCTTCACGCCGAAAGAGATAAGGCGATCGCTGAGCTCGAAAAATCACAAGAGGAGCTCGAACGTACGCAGGCTACTCTAGGCAAGGCACAACTTCAGCAGGACAAGTTACAGAATCTTTTGGATAAGACGCAGAGCGAGGTTGATACGCTGCAGGAAAAACTCGATAAGACGCAAACGGAAATTCGTAGA atgcaaatggagagagagaaacagaattACGACTTCGAGAATCTACAGAGTCAACTTGACAAGGCGTTAGGACAGTCGACGAGAATGCAAAAAGAGCGAGAGGCAATTCAACTCGAGGTCGATCGACTACAAGACAAATACGAGAAGGCTCAA GTCATAATGCAACGACTGCAGAAGGAGAGGGACAGCTTCCAAGAGGAAATGGAGAAGATGCACGAGAGGATAGAACTGCAGCAGAATCAGATTGGCAAGATGCAACGTGAAAAGGAAAACATACTGTCGGAACTCGATCTGGTCAAGGAGAGATGGGAGAAGGCGCACAACACTCATCAAAAATTGacg TTGGAGCGAGATGACGCTTTGACTGAAATCCAGATCTTGAAGGAGAAACTGGAGAAGGCTCAATACTCTCTGAATAAAGCTCACGAGGAACGGGAGAACACCACAAAGGAATTCGAGAAGATGCTGGAGAAATATGATAG GGGGCAGAGCGAGGTGTACCGTCTGCAGAACCGCATCGACGTGATGGAGGCGGACAAGGACCGGCTGGAGCTGGAGGCGGAGAAGCAGCAGATGCTGGCGGCCAAATCGCGCGAGGAGGCGCGCAAGGCTCAGGAGGAACTGGCCCGGGTGCAGGAGATGTACGACCGCGCGGCTCTGCAGCTCGGCCGTACCAAGGAGCACGAGGAGAAGTCGAAGGAGACCATCGATCGGCTCAGCGTCGATCTGGAGATGGTGCGCGAGCGTTACGAGAAGTCGCAGATCGAGCTACGGCGCTTGCAGAACGAGCGTGAAAAGGTGGTGGCTGACAACGAGCGTCTCAGCTTCGAGCTGGAGCGCGCTCATTCGCAGCTCAACAAGGCGCAGGCGGCCACGGAGAAGACGCAGGAGGAGCTCGCGCGTATGCAGCTAGAGATCGAGAAGATGTACGAGAAGCACGATCGTCAGCAGGCCGAGGTGAGAAAGGCGCAGGCCGAGGCGGAACGGCTGCGCGCCGAAGCGGAGAGCGCTCGCGAGGAATGCGAGAGATACGCGACCCGTTTCGGCAAGTACCAGGAGAGCCAGGAGCGGCAGAAGGAAGAGCACGAGTGGGCGAAGCTGGAGGTGGAACGACTACGTGACCGTCTGGAGAAGGCGCTGGCGGAACTCGAGCGCGCACGGAAAGCTGAACAGGACGCCTCGAGGCTGCGCGCCGATCTGGAGCGTGCGGAGGGCGTACGAGGTAAATACCAGTACGAGCAGGAAAAATGGCAAAGCGAAGGTAATAGGCTACAGCAGGAGGTGAATAAGCTGCGCGAGCGGCTAGAAAGCCGCGAGGCCGAGCTAAAGAGGACACAGTCGAGCAATGCCGAGCTCGAGACGAAGCTGCACGAGACGCAGCTTCAACTCGAGCGGGCGCGCGACGAAACTGGCAAGGCTTCGGCGCAGCAGGAGCGTAATCGATCGGAGATTGAGCGCGCGAGGATCGAGGCTGAGAAGATTCGTGATCGGCACGATAAGATAAAGTCGCGGGCGGAGGCTCTCGAAGCAGACAACGAGAAGCTGCGCGTTGAGATTATACGGCTGGAGCGACTGATGCAGACCGAAGGTAAGACGAGATCGGAGAGCGCTAGCATTGAGGTAGAACGCCTGCGCGCCAGCCTGGACAAGGCTATCGTGGCACGCGATCAAGTCGAGCTAGAGGCTGGTAGACTAGCCAAGGAACTTGAAAAGGCGCATCTACAGACCACCAAGTATCAGGAAGCTGCCGAAGCTACCAAGAAAGAGCTCGAACGTCTTGCCGCGGACGTTCAGCTGCTGCGAGAGGAACGCGAGGCGTTACGCCAAGAGCTGCGTCGCGtgcaacaacagcagcagcagcaacaacagcaacagcagctTGCCGGAAACGAAGAGCTCGCCCGACTTCAGTACGAACTACAATTGGCGCAGCGCGAGCGCGACAAGATGGCAGCGATCCTGGAGAACCGGGAGAAGCATTCGGAAAAGTTGAAGGAGAAGCTAGAAGCGGACGCGAAGCAGCTGCAGGTTGAGCGCGATCAGTTGGTGATACAACTAGAAAAGTCGCAGGAGATGTTGGTGAACTTCCAGCAGGAATTGAGCGCGAACGAGGCCGAGCTCGAGCGTCAGCGCGAGGAAGCCCGTCGTCTTCAGCAGCGGGCCCAAGCGCAGACGCCCGATCGCGCTGCCAAGGAGGCGCTCGATGCACAGATGCGCGAGGTACAACGACTGCAGCAACAAGTGCAGAACCTTCAACAGGCGCAGCAGAAGGAACGACAACGTGCCGAGCAGGCGGAGAAGCGAGTACAGGAGCTGCAGAAGCAGTTGACGTCGCGCGGCGAGACGACGCAGTCCGACGTGGCCCAGCTTGAACAGTGGCGGAAACTCTGCGAGACTGAACGACAGCGAGCGGACACGGCTGAGCGCGAGGCCAGCGAGCTGCAGAAGCGGATACAGACGACGGAGCGACAGCTGCACGCGCATCAGCAGCAGATCCAACAGATGCAGGTCACCAtgcaacaacagcagcagcagctccaacagcagcagcagcagcagcagcctTCGCAACAGAACGGCCAGGAGATTGCCAGGCTGAAGAAGGAGCtggatcgcgcgcgcgaggagATTAAGCAGGCGACAGTGGAACGCGAGCGGTTCCAGGCGCAGCTCGAGATGCTGTGTCAGGAACTGGAGAAGAATCAG GTGGACTTGCACGAGGCGAACAAGAAACTCCAAGCTGGCGCCGCGAAAGCTGGCGCCGATACAGTCCAAGAGAGGAAACAGCTGGAGGAACAAAGACGACAATTGGAAGAGCAGAGAAGACAGACAGAGGAACGGGCGAAGTCCATAGATCAGAAAGCTAGAACGATAGAGGAAAAGGAGAGGATGCTCCAAAATCTCGACCAGGATCTGAAGAAGAGAAAGGCGAGAATGGACCAACTGGAGCAGCAACTACAGAAG AGTGGTGGAGCGCCAGACAAGAGATTAGCGGAAATGCAAAAGGCTCTCGAAGCTGCCGAGAGGGAATTGGAAAAAGCGAAGGAAGAATCGAGCAGAAGCTCTGCCGAAACCGAAAGGCTACTGCAGCTCGTGCAGATGACTCAGGAGGAACAAAACTCCAAGGAGAAACAGATCAGAGAACTTCAAGA TGCACTCAAAACCGCACAAGCCAAGTTGAAACAAGCTACAACTGCACAGCAAGAG TCCCAGAGTAACAAGGATGAGTCCTACACTTGGCAAGAAGCACTAGAGACGAAGAATCATACCATATCCAaactagaaaagaaaataaagagccTCCAGCAGGATTACGACAGGTGTAAGGATTTGTTGAATGACTCAAGCGATAATGAATCCTGGAAAAAAGAGGTAGAGGAGAAGAATCAACGTATTGTCCAGCTGGAACAGCAATTGGAACGCTGCGAAAACCTAAAGGACGACAAAACGAGCAAAAACGTCGAGACGCAGACGGAAACGTACAAGAATTTTTGTAATCCGGATACGAAGAATCGACGAATCATTGCGCTGAAGCGGCAGGTGATAGCCTTGAgtaattctttgaaaaatcacGCGAGGAAAACGACAGAATCTTTTGAGAAGGATAACGATAGTAAGATGAACGAGAAAACCGAAGAGACCTGGAAGCAGGAAATAGAGATGAAGAATCGACGCATCGTCGAACTGGAACAGGAAATGACATTGCTGGAAAATCTACTGCGGGAGAACGTGGACGTACAGATATTGCGTGATctcgaaaaaataatggacGGAAAATCCAGATTGATCGAGGAGTTAGAGGATGCCGTAAAGGAGCTCGAGGGCTTTCTCAAGGAGGACGTAAAAGAAATGCGCGATCTGCGTTATCAAATATCGCTCGATAAAGAGCATATCGTGGCGCTGGAAAGATGTATCCACAAATACAGTCTCACAAATGCGGGGATCGACAAAACAAGGATCATAGAGCTAGAAGAGATGGTTACGAGCTTGGAGAATTATGTTAGAGAGCATGACATCGATGGTTTTAAGCGGAAGCTGCAGGATCGGGAGTGCAGGATCGATCAGTTAGAAAACCAGATCATTGACCTGAATAAGAAGCTGTCAAGATTCGAGGAAAATCAATCaa ACGGAAGTACAtcgaaaaaaaacaacaataaaATGGCCTGGGAGCTGGAAGAAgaacaaaaaatgaaagatataacgcatattatttttaaagaaaataaaaaaatccaagAATGCGAGTTGCAGATTGTCGAGCAGCAAGATAAGAACCTAAAAATAGAGctgcgagagaaagagcaaaagatgaaagaaatgGAATACGACATTTCAGAGAAGGATAACAAAATACAGAAATACGAGCAGCAGATCGTCGAACAACAGAACAAGCTTCTGAAAATGGAGAAAGAAATGGCTGAGTTGGAAAAGGAGTTGTACATGATAGAAGACATCGATGCATTAAAGGAGGCGATTAGGATGAAAAACGAGAGGGTACAAGAGCTGGAGATGGAGGTCAATTCTCTGGAGACTTCGCTTGGCGAAAGGATCGACGTCGCAATCGAAGAGCTGATTGCGGTTctaaaagaaaaggagaagatAGAAGTTCGATTGAAGGAAGATCTCGCGAACAAAGAGCGCAAAATAGAAGAATTGGATACGGCTCTTCGTCAGAGTATTACAATTACGGACGAGACGGAGAGAAAATTCAAATACGAAAAGAAGCTTAGGAAGGAGGCAGATCAAAGA ATCGCCGATTTGGAGAAGAAGATCGCAGTTATGCATGCTGCCTCAGCCGTGAAATGCATCACGTGTAAACCGcttctttacaaaatatttaaaaccgAAGAGAAACTTCTCCAATCGAACCAGGAAAAGACCGATCAGCTGCAAGAGCTGCATCAGACAAAGTGCGTTTTTCAAGTTAATTCAGGTCAACAGTCTGATCTCGACAGAGATCGCGAAGCTTTAAAACTTGCCCTTTCCGAAAAAGACGCTCATTTAGCTCTGCTGGAACATTCAGGTATTAAAACTCTGACGCAAGCGGATCAGGCAAATAAACTAAAAGCTGATAAGAAGATACTACTCGATAAACTAAGAGAGGAG gatGAAAAAAGTATCAATTCGGATTTGAAATTAGAAACAGTACCGCaattaattgagaaaatttcCGATGACaacgataacaataataataattcctttgATCGTCTCAGCAAGATCAATTTATCCAGCCCAACTACTATGAATGGCGACAGCTCGTCGATATCAGCTACTGCGAGTTGCGAGCATTC AACAAAGACATCGATGGTTTTCAATATAAGAGACGAAGAAGATAACTCGCAAGTTCATCAACAGGATGCCAGATAA